Genomic DNA from Xiphophorus hellerii strain 12219 chromosome 16, Xiphophorus_hellerii-4.1, whole genome shotgun sequence:
gacaaaaccaataaaaatgttacttgGAGAAAGAtgtcatttagatttttttgtttgttttcgttTTCCATCAAGCTTTGCGGCACATGCCTTTGTAAAATGAGCTATAATTTGCAATCATTTTCTCAAATTTGCTTGATTATCAGTCATATTTAATCATTGTGGAATAAATGAGTTTATTCATGCTGcttattgtcttttttgtttgtttgctcatTTTTGCATTCTGCTTGTCTGCTCTCCATCATTTTGGACGCACACAGGTGACGACTGTAAAGGAAAGCAGTACTCTGAGTCTTGCACTGTCGCCGTTACACCACTCTCCAAGTCACAGCGCTTGTGGAGCATCCTAGCTTACACAGGTTAAATGAAGCTTCATCATTTTTAACTCTGATCATTCcattacaaagatatttttttatattcttgttATTTTGTAAGCTGAACTCCTTAAAAACTGTAGCTGTACTCGTGAACATCATTCGCTTTGTCTTAACAGGTTTCTATCTGCTGCTGCCTGGTCGCTGTGTGCTTGCAGCAGGTAAAGCTTTGGGTTCAGGAATCATCACAGCAACAAAAAGCCTTCTCTCATGCTTCTGGGCGATCCTAGCAGCCCCAGGTAAGTTTCAGATGTTTatcattttcaacaaattaGAATACTTATCCACTTTAGGTTGATAGTTTGAAtatattctctcttttttctgcttctctaGTAAAAGCAGGAAAGGGACTGATGTGGTTTCTTGCAAGAGGATGGTACCAACTGGTGTCTCTCATGTCTCTCGTCAACGTCTTCTTTCTAACTCGGTAAGAGTTCTTACCTTTTATGACAATGAATTAATCACATATTTGAAAGTTTAATAGAAATAAGGAATAAAAATTAACATGACTGCTGTGCATTTGACAGTAAGTATAATTAAGCTTTTGCTCAATGTTGCAATTGCCTgatgtgtgaaaaaatgtgttttaatttatatcaattACAAAAATTCAGgtgtaaagaaaaattaagtgatttatttatcatttaattaAGGTATTTTTGAAACAGTCAcattattaatgtttaattacttgcctaaatataaataaagatatatatttttctcattaaaaatgtgaaataccaatcatttgtaaaatttgaagttttcttctgtgtttcagaTGCCTTCCCAAACTCTGGAAGCTCCTGTTGCCTCTTTTGCTCCTCTTACTACTTCTGCGTGAGTAAACAGACGCCCTTTTAAACAGATTGAACCCATTTACTGTAGTCAGCACAGAGAGAAGGATATATGGCTATTAGAACCAGCACAGATCTCTAGAGTCTGCTGTAAATCTAGCTGCAGATTCAGGTCAACCTTCCCGAGTCTTCACTGCAGCTCAGCTGTTCTCAAacagtttcttatttttctgctgaatcatgctgcaattaaaataaaatatcacctTAATTTAGTTTTAACATTAATTTGATCCTCCTAAAGggtttgaaaaagtattttctttgtgtgttttagtaaaaaaacatttaaatttaatgtatTAAGTGTTTGCAATGTCAGTTTAACTCTaaattttttaagtgtttaataTTTAACCAAATAACTTGGATTATTATAAAAGAGCATTTTCTCTTGAGTTACCTTTAACATCACATTCTTTTGTTCtcctgcagttttctggtggtGGCTCCCGTTCACCGGTGCCCTGCTTACCTACCTTCCAGCCATAAACCTCACAGAGTGGAGCTCTAAATCTAGGTTTCACTTCTTCTCTAACTTGGCTGCTGTTCCCGCTGCTGTCCCTGCAACAGAGACTCCCATGGAGCAGGCTCATAACACTCCGGTCTCCCAAGCAACAGTGAGTAGCACTATCTTATAGACCAGTTTTTCACAAAGTGTGTATACCCTGTAAACTTCCTCACAACCAAGGTTTGGTTAATGATTGGACCATCAGACATTAGCGGATAATTGTAAAGTAGAGACGAAATCATACACGGTTGACTTTGAGTCAGACTTTAGAGTTAAatataggcctgtcgcgataaacaataaatcaattaatcacacgataaattaaaactatcgacttcattttaattatcggctttatcgtttcttctggcctttttctttttctgttgatgacactgaatgaaaaaaggctcaactccggtgctctccactaaCCTCTCTTcttcatttccttagtgtaatgcccagtgcacactacacgatcttagagctggcggcccattttcaaaacctgacagaccacacattagccgacagaaatcctaggtataacggtttgatcgtgtggtgtccaacaatgggcaccaaataatggctacaagtccagttaacaaattttaaaaccaggcattaatcaatgctttactacaatctacctgcaatgcatgtggctagtgtcagcgtaaagtcctgactgaatgaaaatcattataacctatttatgtcacgttaacgaagaacagctgaaaagttaccgggtttatcaactgcagtagcaatttTGCTTTTATGCCTCtcgtcatttctatattctttgcaccaaatgttgaataaacattaatgttgtttccacgtatcatctccaatgtccgctggactttgGGTTgtgccgtgtcagctgtttgggattctcttccgtaatttcccctcagaaagcacggaaGGGAATCTGCGCTTTGTGATTGGCTACCTGTTACATTCAACAGTCTGCGTTaacgctcccagtcggggaaaacccctgatatagatcggagcggccacgATGATCTACAcgctacaggatgatcggttacaaAATCGCAAGTGACAATCTGAGAACggccaacgttctaagattgtcgtaagggggaAAGTTGgggcaaaaaatcgtgtagtgtgaactattgcatcaggtgtttttggttgttttgtttattttgtttatcagttccagtgttaagtgttcttataataaagtgtatttatctttggcaggaaatcgcatgcattattacgtcattccaattaaatcagtgtaaaaaggtcttcaaacaatattatcgtttattgcaataatttttgagataattaatcgttcagcacaATTTGTTATCGTTACAGCCCtagttaaatttaaatgtaataatttccCCTATCGTCCTTCTCAGCCAATCCTTCCCCCAGCCTCCATCCACAGTGGCGTGGATCTGGACCGTCTCGAAATTGTTGAGCGACAGCTGGCCATGTTGTGGGAGAAAGTCCAGGCGGGAAACCAGAAGCAGGATCAGCGTCACAGCAATATTCTCGGTCTCTACAGCTCGCTGAGAGAGCAGGTACACAGTCAGAACGAAAGGGAGAGCTTCGAAGTGTGGGTGTCCTCTATGATGGAGCAGCGACTGGGTGTGCTGCGAGGAGAACTGCAGCGCGAGAACTTAAACATAGCACAGGTAAGCCTGTCACAATTAAGCATTTAATTGCTTGGTAAATTAGAATGAGCTCAGTTTCCAtcctgatgattaatatttgaACAATAATAACCCATTTTTTAATGGGTgtaagtggtttttatttccattttatttatcgGTCTGTGGAtgctttattttggatatttgaaatattttccagttctAGTGTCaggtgttctttacaaaattaaagtctaTTTATCTTTGAGAGagtgaacttgcattattatggaGTTATCAAAAtacaatattatcattttctgcaattatttttaggaaaatatgtCCTCTAGCAAATGTATTACTGTTACAGGCCTACTTATGGTTGATGATCATTAACAGTCCTGGCATTGTAATGAGTAAAGTTATGAGAGGGTATGAAAGTAAAGattcaatttctttcttttgcagaGCTCAGAgcagcaaaaacagcaacaggaaAGTCAGGCAGCACGTCTGGCTAATTTAGAGCTTCTGCTCAGAGCTTTGGAAACCAAGACTGAggtatgcacagcagatttccTGCAATTCCACAAATGAACACAATGGATGGAGATTGCTTAAGAttgagcaaaaacaacaaactttacGATGCAAATGAGTGATCCAAATGAAAGTTTTCATGGTTGTATTGTAGGAGATGCAGCAGAAGCAACAGCAGTCTGAGAATGAGGCGAAGCAACCGGAGAAAGCGGCTTCTAAATCGGCTGCAGACACAGTTCCTGTCAGGTACCAGAGAGAAATGATTAAACATATTAACTGACATGAGAACACCTTATTTCTTATATTACATAGACCATTATGTTGTAAAACATGAAGTTTCTGTCCTTTTTATTAGTGTGGGTGTGAAGCAGGAGGACCATAATGCTCTATTGCTGGAGATGCAGAGACTTGAAGCAGAGCTGAGTAAAATCAGGGGAGACCTGCAGGGTTTTGCAGGATGTAAGGGCAAATGCGAGCAGCTGAACACTCTGCAGCAGACTGTAAGCAGCATAAATGTCCCAGCCACTCAGCAATGCTCCTTAAATGAGCTAAACTTTATCGAGGTCAAacatttccttctgtttttactttatatttccCCCATTTAGATATCTGGTCAAGTGTCCTCGCAGTTGCGAAAGGAGTTGAAAAATCTGTTCTTCGGCAGCGATGAATCAGCGGACCAGCAGCAGGGTGAGATCCCTGAGTCGCTGATCCAATGGCTGTCGCAGCGTTACGTGAGCACGCCCAACCTGCAGGCGGCGCTGGCCTCCATCGAAATGAGCATCCTGAAAAACATTTCGCTTCAGCTGGAGCACAGTCGAGCCCAGGTTCTGGGTGAGGCAGAATCCAGAGCCAGAAGCGTCTTTGAGACAGTAAGAGGGACGGTCCGACACACTTCTACAACTGAGGGACTGTCTGAAGAGGTAATGCACAAAACCTTCTGCTATTTAAGATTCTCATCTTTACCATAATTTAGTAGTTTGTCTCAcatgatatatatttttttgcttgtttgcaAACCAGGACGTGAATCTGATTGTTCAGAACGCCCTGAAGCTCTACTCTCAGGACCGGACGGGTCAGGTGGACTACGCCCTGGAGTCTGGAGGTAAGTAGAAAACCTGTCCACCCTGAGCTTGTATCCAGGTCAGTAGATAACTCTGTTGTGGTTTAAGGGGATTAGCAGTCTAGCACTTCTATCGCTCTGTAACGCATGTCTTATGCAATGAGGACTAAGGCATTAGCAGCATCGAGGTCTGCAGGGTATTTAACTGTTGTGAAGCTACATGCCTCTGTTATCTGTTGGCTGTTTATGATATTAACTGTCATAGTTGGGCTGGGTGCtttaacattgttgttttttggttatccatccatccatttatccattttATTCAGTCAATTATCATTGCACTCATAGGGCAATGTAAGAAAACTATTGATTTAACTTGCTGAGTcggtcttcttttttgtttctcatattttctgtctttagaAACGAACAAAAGAATTTTGTCGTTTGGACTTAATAAATAAACTCTTGTTGCATTACTTTAGTTGTAGCAACTAAGCCTGCCTTCGTCTGGTGTTTACACTTATTCTCAGGCAACACAATGCTCTGCAaaagtttttgtatttgtttaaccttttcatatgttttaacaacaaaccagaatgttttttttttttgcttttttttgcattttggtttgacaaaataaaaacaaagtaatgaaAGTGGGAGAAAAAGgatatcattattttttacaaataaaattatgaaaaagtaGAGAATTTGGCAAATTCTCTATTAACTAGAGAATTTACTCACGAGTCTAGAATAGATTATACTGATTAGAATACAATATGCTGATTTATGAGATCAGCATAAATTTAGCTGAATGCCTCAGATGTTCATGAAGAACAAGGAACTCAGTAAACAGTTAAGGGATAAAGTgttggagaagtttaaagtagggttaggttataaaacaatatcttgTCTGACTGATCCCTGGATGGAACTTGTATCAATTTGGGTAAAAACATAGTTTCTGTTTCATCAGGTGGTAGCATCCTTAGCACACGCTGCTCCGAGACTTATGAGACAAAGACAGCCCTCATGAGTCTGTTCGGCCTTCCACTCTGGTACTTCTCCCAGTCTCCACGTGTTGTAATCCAGGTGAGTCCCACCTTCAGATATCCAGAGGAACAAAGTCTGATAAccatggaaaaacaaaagcatgtataaaaacaacatttaactgTTAAACAGCTgacttttgatttaaaaaataatactgtGCTCTTCTTTACCATCAGCCGGATGTGTATCCTGGCAACTGCTGGGCATTTAAAGGCTCTCAAGGTTATCTGGTGATCAGGCTCTCCTTGAGGATTCGTCCAACATCCTTCTGTGTGGAGCACATCCCTAAGACGCTTTCTCCAACAGGAAACATCGCCAGTGCTCCTCGCAACTTCACTGTCTTTGTAAGAAAACTGACCCAAAAACCTAAGAAGCCTGGGAATAATCAAATACAAACACCAAGTGTCCTGTTCTgacttgtttttgattttttttttttttttcctttttagggTCTCGATGATGAGTACCAAGAAGAGGGAACGCTGCTGGGGCACTACACATACGAGGAAGATGGCGATTCTTTGCAGATCTTCCCCGTTAAGGTAACTTTAAAAGCAACCTTCtaaacttttaaatgtaaaaaaaaagaaaacgagtCTGTCAGctttagagaaaataaatcaataaaaattcCTTTTTTGCTTTCCAGGAGAAAAACGACAAGGCGTTCCAGATTGTAGAGGTGCGGGTTCTATCTAACTGGGGTCATCCAGAATACACTTGCTTATATCGCTTCAGGGTCCACGGCGAACCACTTTCCGAATGAAGCAACCACCAAAAGACACActaataaataatcattttactCTGTCTGTAAATAACTCTCACCAGCTTCTTTAAAACGAAGGACACCTGACAGTGTGGACAGTTTGGTATGAAAGCCATGCAAACAGAGAGGTTGTGGAGTGTGAAAGCAATGTGCCGAGTTGGAAGCAGGAAAGTATGTTTATGAAATCCTGGAAGAGTCACTGGGAAGTTTTGTAGCTGGACTGTAAAGGAACGCAGAGAGGAGTGGAACCACGAAAGAAGCTAAAAGTCCCCTTTTCATTGCACTGAGTTGCTCTTGAGGGTAGCGAGGCTTCCCTGAGCAGACAAATCCATCCCCACCTCTACAGGAAGGTGGACACCTTCACTAGGGCGGGGATGACAGACTCATCTCAACCACATTTTCAATATGCATCTGATTTGTTTtagttcttttctcttttttaatctttcttaATAGAATCTGCTATTTTTAGGAACAAGACCACTCTGTCTTTGCCAGGTATGTCACTCCTTTAGTTGCTGCAGCTAAACCGAGAAGTCCACAGATGGGTTCCGAATGCTTTCCCATAGCCATAAgagttgtttttaaagaacTGAACATGCTGCCTGTGAACAAGTTCTGAATGTTTGATTAAGTGCAGGCTCAACGCAAGTTTCCTTTAATCATACAGCAACGCTATAAAACACTGACCTCTATGCGATGCAACCTTTAGGAGGCTCCTTACTACGCTAAATGTAGGAAATCATGCCAACATGTGGCTCCTCCTCTGAAACATACACTGATTTTACATCCATCATgtacaatgccttgcaaaagcattcttattttatttatttactttttacatttgatcacattacaaccacaaactccagtgagtttttttgggggggattttagcTGATAGACCCAGACATCCTGAAGAGGTCGTGGTGAAGTAGAAAGAACGATATATAgtcttcacatttttacaaataaaactcctAAAGTAaagtgtgcatttgtatttgaaGCTCTGAGTAATTACTTAGTTGgaccaccttttgctgcaattaccaCTGCAAGTCCTCTGAGGGTActtttctaccagctttgcacatttataGACTAAATTCTTTTCAAAACAGCTCAAGGTCAGTCAGGTTTTAAGAAAAGCATTTGTGAACATCAATCTTCAAGTTTAGTGACATATTAGGGTTGAACTTCTCACAGcctctaattgtttttttttttttcactctgttttgAACTCAATCCTACTAATTAATTCTTTGCAGTtttcctgtccctgctgaagaaaggaACTGCCACCACCAGATTTTACCGTGGTAACTGTGTTCATGATGATCGGCAGTGCTAGTTTTGTGTCACAGATAGAATTTTCCTGTAGACCAAAAAGTTCAGATTTGGTCTGGCTTGTGGCAAATTTCTCAATGATTTCTTTCACCGGTGATTTTATCTGGTCTCTCTTCTGTAGGATAGTTTTAGTTTAAACAGTGGCTATCTGGAGCTCCTCCACAGTTAGCATGGGCCTTCTGGCTGCTTCTCTTTGTTTATGCTGTTCTTGCATACTTATACAGACCACAGTACTATAAATTTACTTGTAAAACATTTGGAAGCCATGGATCCATTTCCACTTCTTGGTGTTGGtaaatcacataaaaatgcactgaagtttgtggttgtgagatgacaaaatgttaagtttGAGGAACATGAAAACTTTTACGTGGCACTGTATACGAAAGTGTTGTTAAATCTGGCGCCTGGAGCTCAGATCCTAACCAAAATTGCGAGATCATGTTGACCATAGATTGGTTTTTATCTTTTGCTCTTTCACCCTTTACTTCACCTAAATGTCCCTTTTCACATGGGCTCTTAGAACTCTAAAACCCTGAAGGAATGTAATTTGtatatttcattgtttataGTTGGTCTTTTTATGATATCTACTTTTATCAGTGTTGCTTTATTAAGACAAATCCAGTCATAATTATTATCAtgtaactatttttaaaatttctccttgtgtttgctttcttttttgttttaatttgggGGATTATTCACAACAGAGGATGCACTGCAACAACTTGTAAGACAAAAGTTTGTGGCACAgggtgtttttgttaaaaaatgggGCTATGTAAAGAGTTGTGGGTTGGGTAAGTCAAAAATACTATTTGTAAAAACGTTTTGCTCACAATCTTATTTATTAACAAGTTATTAGTGGCTGCAAATTATGAGTTTTGGCagtgtatattttattaaaagctgTTCAGTgcattttggaattttttttttaagataaatggCTATTTTTGTTCAGTCATGAGATGACTTAATTGCTTTGGAATGTATTCCAATAAAGACTTTAATTTTGATCTTTTATACCATTCATGTGTTACTTGATTTTATAAGCATGATTGTGTTGTTGGGTAATACTTAAGGAACTTGAATTCTCCAGAATAAATTCTCTGGATTCTATATTGGATTTGAATGATTGTAGCTCAAAAACAAAGTTATGGcaggtttatttatatagcaccattCATGTATAAAGATTTTCTAGTGTTTTAcaggacattaaaaaaagatagGAAGAAATCAAGCCTAAGCatataaaatgttatgaaaaaaaagttgtaaaactaCAGATAGGCATTATTTAGACAGAAATGGCTTGCTGAAGGTCCACAAATTGATCAAGAGAAGTGGtatgaaatgtattaaaacagTAATGTACTCTATCTCAAAAGCAAGAACTCAGGTAGCAGAATATACACTGTCgtcatagcaaaaaaaaaaaaagtctgaacaTGTATTCTCCTGATCAACTGGATTCTATTTCAACGTACTAtacaatttttttatgaatggcAATGTGCCTCCATCTTGTGGTACATGGCCATAATAGctaaaatgtgtctttttctatttttttttttagttttcatttactTGGTAGTTTGTATAAAAAGTGTGGAGTACTAAAATGCACTTTGcgaattttattattttatgtcgTGAATCATTTAAGCATTCGAAGAGCGTTTCCGTCACTTCCGCATCTAAATTTGTGATTGGACCACGAAGCAGCTGCTATGTCGACGGACGGGTGCTAACCTACATTTTAAAGCTACAACCTGTATGAGAAATGATATTACATACCACAAGCGAGCTCCGATTGACAATAATGTTTACATCGGAAGTCAACTTCTACGCACTTCCCTAGCAACAACACTCCTTGACAACAGCTAATGAACACAAGCTAAAGAATGGCAGAAAAAGATGCTGATATAGCATTATGGGAACAAATTTGCCAAGGTAAGATGAATGTGCTTATATAAGTCTgagtttaatgtaaataaaattaattgctTGTGTGTATTTTAAGAGTTGGAAGCTGAGCAGCCCAGTCCTCCCAAACAGAAGCTGAAGGTGAGCTGTAGTGCCTTGAAAAGGTATTCACACCCCCTTGAGCTTCCAGGTTGTGCCATTGTACAATCTCACAGTTCAATTTTCTTGGGATTTCATGTAGCAAACCAATACAACTGGTTTTCAAATTTCACAAATataattctgaaaagtgtgaccaCTTAATGTATTCTAAGGGGCACCAATTTGCCCCTTAGTAGTAAATACACTTGTTATGAGTACAAACTATATGACTAATTTGAAAAGATAAAGTCTGAGATTTTAATATGAGAAAGTTTGGGGAAAATCGCTTAAAGGGATTGAATACGTTTACAATGTGCTTGATGAACATATCTTTTCTGCTTCAAGATTGTTTAGAGTAATTATGGCTTTATTAGGCATTAGTGGATGATGATGATCCGAGGTACACTGACCCTCTTGCTAGTATTGGTGGCTTGAAAGCTGTTTCTCATCAGAAGCACGCTAAGACATCTGGAACTACATCATCTCGACAGAATAATGAACGTAAGATTTACTGCCTGCCTGAAAAAAATTCTTCCATTCCTGATCTGTATTTGCAAAGACTAACATCCATCTGTTTCAGGGCCGGTCAAGCGGTTCTTGGAGAAAACAGTGTTCCCTATATTATTACCTGGTCTTGAAGCTTTGCTGAGAGAAGCCCAGAAAGCTGAGTGTTTTGAGGTCTGTATTTCTTCTGATAAACAtcacactaaatatttaaacacattaaaaaaaatttaggTTTAATTTGGCCcaaaagtacatttattgtTTACTGCCACGGCTATGACGACAACCAGAGctctcaaaaagtatttgagacAGAGCAAAGTCTGCAGAACTTGACACTATTGAGAGTGATTTGAATATTCTGGAGACAATTTTCTGCAACTTATATCATCAGTGAAATAAATATCGCAAAATCTTTTATCTTATAAAACATCCAGCAGCATATCtcatgactttaaaatattttttaatgatagGGTTTGTGTCAAACcggaatgttttacttttaagtttctgcttttactcCACAGAGAttgtaaatattcaaaaaaattgtttttgttattccaGAGAAAAATGACCAAATTTCTCCCCTGTGACTTCCTAACTGAGTGGCTCTACAAGTAAGAGCCCTCCCCACAGTCCTTCACTCACATATTTATATGACACCGCATGACTAAGCCAAATAACCTTCTTAGCTCATGTTGTGTCTTATTTGTTCTCAGTAATAACCCCCAGAGGCAGGGACAGGATCCAGTGAACTTTTTTGACATTCCCTTTGTCAGTGACTGGCTGAAAGAGCAGTACGTATATTGCATTAGGCAAACATACACATATACATAATTGGGATGGAGTTAGCTCTGGAAATACTTGGACAGTGatgcttttttgttctttgaggGTCTTACCACCTTTCACTGAGATGTGAACTCAAAGACCTTTAAACTTGCTCTTTCATGTTGTGCATGTTTAATCAGATAAAATTAATATTAGTCAATAAGGTCTGTGTGTTCCAATCTTGTGAACATGGCTACATTTCTTCTTGCAATGCCTATGATTTAATTTCTGATGTGTTAATATCATATCCTgcaatattttcttcttcattttttcttgtcttgtaTTTTTCCAGTCCTAGACCTCCCATCCCTTTGTTTCTACTGCTCAATGAGGAGCAGGCTGCCCTGATTGTCCAGTCTTTCTGGAGAGGATATAAGGTGCATCACACCATCTTAATGAAgcatttgaataattttttccaGCATTAAATGGCTGTacaacaaataattttattttttaaagcaagaATTGAGTGCAcaagtttgaatgtttttgtataCTTATTGTTTATCAACACAAgcttatatatatactgtatatatatactgtatatacacatacacCCACTCTAACATTTACATAAATCTCCCTTAGTTAGTTAGATGGACCTTGACATGACTTTTGTGGCCATTATCAAATATCTGGCATAAGTCTGCATGAACATTTGATCACTCTTGTGGGAAGAAATGGcaacattcatttaaattggTTGGTTTCATAACCCATATCCTGCTTCTGAGGATAGTTACACATTTTATGAaggctgatatttttttttctcctggaaTTCTCTATTTTGTTTACGCCAGATATGTTCTCTATTCTGAGGTGCACATGATTTAACTATTGACTAATTAGT
This window encodes:
- the sun1b gene encoding SUN domain-containing protein 1 isoform X2, with product MQEESKQRRMTMDFSQLHTYTPPQCAPENTGYTYSLSSSYSTAALEFEKEHQISPVYESPKMLRRSLRLQNSSSHYNTESVTDYSLDHGSSYIDTRKETRTPRNRKQKSTSSSVSLSLSQIATPRQTLSFSAASTPIDRTSHENVTTVDVSRLVSAQEQYHLRQRRGTTIRATTTVDGQWEQHSSQSSSNTNGEASFSKSKTSVPNGYICKDCSFHSQQSDSRVTRSSLTSLSSSSSSCQEAELSTDGLTSVSSPYTNIYTRDRSRRNKSGVLMSISNSCVRYSKKALSPIVSLVSIVYSSLVWLGTRTRNSAEKGVSTDVSTGVQTSYSDSLTQAWPSSLSKLWLFKQTTLHRMMGSKGHGFEEQGHSSFCGSMNVKDLVTEETSHLNLNGSLCDDCKGKQYSESCTVAVTPLSKSQRLWSILAYTGFYLLLPGRCVLAAGKALGSGIITATKSLLSCFWAILAAPVKAGKGLMWFLARGWYQLVSLMSLVNVFFLTRCLPKLWKLLLPLLLLLLLLLFWWWLPFTGALLTYLPAINLTEWSSKSRFHFFSNLAAVPAAVPATETPMEQAHNTPVSQATPILPPASIHSGVDLDRLEIVERQLAMLWEKVQAGNQKQDQRHSNILGLYSSLREQVHSQNERESFEVWVSSMMEQRLGVLRGELQRENLNIAQSSEQQKQQQESQAARLANLELLLRALETKTEEMQQKQQQSENEAKQPEKAASKSAADTVPVSVGVKQEDHNALLLEMQRLEAELSKIRGDLQGFAGCKGKCEQLNTLQQTISGQVSSQLRKELKNLFFGSDESADQQQGEIPESLIQWLSQRYVSTPNLQAALASIEMSILKNISLQLEHSRAQVLGEAESRARSVFETVRGTVRHTSTTEGLSEEDVNLIVQNALKLYSQDRTGQVDYALESGGGSILSTRCSETYETKTALMSLFGLPLWYFSQSPRVVIQPDVYPGNCWAFKGSQGYLVIRLSLRIRPTSFCVEHIPKTLSPTGNIASAPRNFTVFGLDDEYQEEGTLLGHYTYEEDGDSLQIFPVKEKNDKAFQIVEVRVLSNWGHPEYTCLYRFRVHGEPLSE
- the sun1b gene encoding SUN domain-containing protein 1 isoform X1 → MVSLLNTNGNRIALSPPLSVPEQKRLAIHHGFTGVHTAHQPEPACRKSSSYSTAALEFEKEHQISPVYESPKMLRRSLRLQNSSSHYNTESVTDYSLDHGSSYIDTRKETRTPRNRKQKSTSSSVSLSLSQIATPRQTLSFSAASTPIDRTSHENVTTVDVSRLVSAQEQYHLRQRRGTTIRATTTVDGQWEQHSSQSSSNTNGEASFSKSKTSVPNGYICKDCSFHSQQSDSRVTRSSLTSLSSSSSSCQEAELSTDGLTSVSSPYTNIYTRDRSRRNKSGVLMSISNSCVRYSKKALSPIVSLVSIVYSSLVWLGTRTRNSAEKGVSTDVSTGVQTSYSDSLTQAWPSSLSKLWLFKQTTLHRMMGSKGHGFEEQGHSSFCGSMNVKDLVTEETSHLNLNGSLCDDCKGKQYSESCTVAVTPLSKSQRLWSILAYTGFYLLLPGRCVLAAGKALGSGIITATKSLLSCFWAILAAPVKAGKGLMWFLARGWYQLVSLMSLVNVFFLTRCLPKLWKLLLPLLLLLLLLLFWWWLPFTGALLTYLPAINLTEWSSKSRFHFFSNLAAVPAAVPATETPMEQAHNTPVSQATPILPPASIHSGVDLDRLEIVERQLAMLWEKVQAGNQKQDQRHSNILGLYSSLREQVHSQNERESFEVWVSSMMEQRLGVLRGELQRENLNIAQSSEQQKQQQESQAARLANLELLLRALETKTEEMQQKQQQSENEAKQPEKAASKSAADTVPVSVGVKQEDHNALLLEMQRLEAELSKIRGDLQGFAGCKGKCEQLNTLQQTISGQVSSQLRKELKNLFFGSDESADQQQGEIPESLIQWLSQRYVSTPNLQAALASIEMSILKNISLQLEHSRAQVLGEAESRARSVFETVRGTVRHTSTTEGLSEEDVNLIVQNALKLYSQDRTGQVDYALESGGGSILSTRCSETYETKTALMSLFGLPLWYFSQSPRVVIQPDVYPGNCWAFKGSQGYLVIRLSLRIRPTSFCVEHIPKTLSPTGNIASAPRNFTVFGLDDEYQEEGTLLGHYTYEEDGDSLQIFPVKEKNDKAFQIVEVRVLSNWGHPEYTCLYRFRVHGEPLSE